Proteins from a genomic interval of Paenibacillus sp. FSL R5-0623:
- a CDS encoding TrkH family potassium uptake protein translates to MKLNVQWMRLSPPRILVLGFAGIILVGTLLLMLPASNRNGDSLAFIDALFTATSAVCVTGLVVVDTGTHFSVLGQVVIAILIQIGGLGFMTMSTLVAIAFKRRISLRERLILQEAMNQSTMEGIVRLIRKVVIYSLIIEGICGTLFAIRWSFDMPVGQAIYYGYWHAISMFNNAGFDMFGDFRSLTGYVYDPLVNFTAMFLIVSGGIGFVVLSDLVDYRKTRKLSLHSKVVLLTTGLLIVFGALVIFVFEFSNPRTLGGLNWGGKILGSFFQSITPRTAGANTVDIAGLRQATQFFMIILMFIGASPGSTGGGIKTTTFMIMAGAVIAMMRGREDIVFFRYRLVQERIFKALTITLLALLFIIAVTMALSTTEDASFMMILFETTSAFGTVGLSLGLTLKLTTLGKLLICFTMFAGRLGPITLAYALGQKKGKELYRYPEGKMIIG, encoded by the coding sequence GTGAAACTGAATGTTCAATGGATGCGATTATCGCCACCCCGTATTCTTGTGTTAGGATTTGCTGGCATCATATTGGTAGGCACACTATTGTTAATGCTTCCGGCATCCAACCGTAACGGTGACAGTCTTGCATTTATTGATGCGCTCTTTACAGCAACTTCGGCCGTTTGTGTCACCGGTTTGGTTGTGGTCGATACAGGGACTCATTTCTCGGTGCTGGGTCAGGTTGTGATTGCGATTCTGATTCAGATTGGCGGACTGGGCTTCATGACAATGTCCACATTGGTTGCCATTGCGTTCAAACGGCGGATTTCGCTTAGAGAGCGGTTGATACTACAGGAAGCGATGAACCAGAGCACGATGGAGGGCATCGTTCGGCTGATTCGTAAAGTTGTGATTTACTCACTCATTATTGAAGGCATATGTGGCACATTGTTTGCCATTCGCTGGTCGTTCGACATGCCGGTCGGACAGGCGATCTATTATGGCTACTGGCATGCGATCTCCATGTTCAACAATGCGGGCTTTGATATGTTTGGCGATTTCCGCAGTCTGACCGGATATGTGTATGACCCGTTGGTTAATTTTACAGCAATGTTCCTCATTGTCTCTGGCGGTATCGGTTTTGTGGTGTTGTCAGACCTGGTAGATTACCGCAAAACGCGAAAGCTGTCTCTGCACTCCAAAGTTGTACTGTTAACAACTGGATTGTTGATTGTGTTTGGTGCACTTGTCATTTTCGTATTTGAATTCAGCAATCCCCGGACATTGGGTGGCCTGAACTGGGGTGGCAAAATTCTCGGTTCATTTTTCCAATCCATTACGCCGCGAACAGCAGGAGCCAATACGGTAGATATTGCCGGGCTGAGACAGGCAACACAGTTCTTTATGATCATTCTGATGTTCATTGGTGCTTCGCCGGGTTCTACCGGAGGCGGGATCAAAACAACGACATTTATGATTATGGCTGGAGCGGTCATCGCCATGATGCGTGGACGTGAAGATATCGTGTTTTTCCGCTATCGGCTCGTACAGGAACGGATTTTCAAGGCGCTTACCATTACATTGCTGGCGCTTTTGTTCATCATAGCTGTAACGATGGCACTGAGTACCACAGAAGACGCCAGTTTTATGATGATCTTATTTGAAACGACATCAGCTTTTGGTACTGTCGGATTATCGCTCGGACTGACGCTGAAGCTGACTACTTTGGGCAAACTCCTGATCTGTTTTACGATGTTTGCAGGAAGGCTTGGACCGATCACATTAGCGTATGCACTTGGGCAGAAAAAGGGTAAAGAGTTATACAGGTACCCGGAAGGCAAAATGATTATTGGATAA
- a CDS encoding type II CAAX endopeptidase family protein — protein MNPLGQPLLLKANFKRLGLLAAIGLILFFVFQIFPATSSQTTEISSTSFITKEQAKQSARSFAASVNDYSLPNDDEKTLVTYQTHSDIYGYMAKTKQLDTYNQKWETSYPYDVFRVRLPDQNKGGYLNVDVHMKTGKVVGFKRELPSSLYTAIEAEQVSGRVTTSQVLAEGNISLDEKQQLAAGVLTEFGYEVPTLQLDTRDGEAGLKYTDSAKAIGDSKLELNFTFEDGAVRSFDPGFSVPESHTDYVKDQTRQANWMTYGGYAFLTFVLGVLAIIYSILTRAHTSFKRGTILSLVYFAASVIGTLNMIPLFQAQGLSSFMLAFLMLMQAGITLVMSATIYLSLVAGDGMWRKIGLNPWPRAKEPGYGKYVLHSMVAGYLWAFILLGVQSILFFILERSIGTWSTTSADQSTFNMTYAWLFPIMAWMAGIGEETVYRLFGIRMMQKIVRNTFIACLIPTIIWALGHTLYPIYPVITRPIELMVIGLLFSLIMLRHGFIAVVFAHVIFDSLLMGLSLVFMGDALNMAAGLFWIVLPAIVGYVVYKFNPKQKEKPYVTTPHHEVLQ, from the coding sequence ATGAATCCCTTAGGGCAGCCTTTGCTACTCAAGGCTAACTTCAAGCGGCTGGGGTTGCTTGCGGCGATTGGCCTGATTCTATTTTTTGTATTTCAGATCTTTCCAGCTACCTCATCACAAACGACAGAAATTTCGTCCACGTCCTTCATAACCAAGGAGCAGGCGAAGCAATCCGCGCGATCATTCGCAGCTTCTGTGAATGACTATTCACTACCAAATGATGATGAAAAAACTCTGGTAACCTACCAGACACATTCCGATATCTACGGGTATATGGCCAAAACCAAACAACTTGATACCTATAACCAGAAATGGGAAACTAGCTATCCTTACGATGTATTCCGCGTTCGTTTGCCTGATCAGAACAAAGGCGGATATCTTAATGTTGACGTACATATGAAAACAGGAAAAGTGGTCGGCTTCAAACGGGAACTGCCTTCTTCTCTCTATACCGCCATTGAGGCGGAGCAGGTTAGTGGACGAGTGACCACATCGCAAGTACTTGCTGAAGGCAATATATCTCTGGACGAGAAACAACAGCTCGCGGCTGGCGTTCTGACCGAATTCGGTTATGAAGTGCCAACACTTCAATTGGATACTCGCGATGGTGAAGCGGGTCTGAAGTATACAGATTCTGCAAAAGCCATTGGAGACTCCAAGCTTGAACTGAATTTTACGTTTGAAGATGGTGCGGTACGATCGTTCGATCCTGGCTTCTCGGTCCCGGAATCCCATACCGATTATGTGAAAGATCAAACACGTCAGGCCAATTGGATGACTTATGGCGGCTATGCATTCCTGACCTTTGTTCTGGGCGTGCTGGCAATCATCTATAGCATTCTGACCCGAGCACATACATCTTTCAAACGCGGAACCATTCTCTCGCTGGTGTATTTCGCTGCTTCAGTAATTGGTACACTGAACATGATTCCACTCTTTCAGGCACAAGGACTTTCCAGCTTCATGTTAGCGTTCCTGATGTTAATGCAGGCAGGAATTACACTGGTTATGAGTGCAACCATCTATCTGTCTCTCGTTGCTGGTGACGGCATGTGGCGTAAAATAGGTCTGAACCCATGGCCTCGTGCCAAGGAACCTGGATATGGAAAATATGTACTTCACAGCATGGTTGCTGGTTACCTGTGGGCGTTCATTCTACTGGGTGTGCAATCCATCCTGTTCTTCATTCTGGAGCGTAGCATCGGCACATGGTCAACGACGTCAGCAGATCAATCTACATTTAATATGACCTATGCCTGGCTCTTCCCGATCATGGCCTGGATGGCCGGTATTGGTGAAGAAACTGTTTATCGACTGTTCGGCATTCGCATGATGCAAAAGATTGTGCGTAACACGTTTATTGCCTGTCTGATCCCAACCATCATTTGGGCACTTGGACACACATTGTATCCGATCTATCCAGTAATCACTCGTCCCATTGAACTGATGGTGATTGGATTGCTGTTCAGTCTGATCATGCTGCGTCACGGCTTCATTGCCGTTGTATTCGCGCATGTGATCTTCGATAGCTTGTTGATGGGACTCAGCTTGGTCTTTATGGGCGATGCCCTGAATATGGCTGCCGGACTCTTCTGGATTGTACTGCCGGCCATCGTTGGATATGTGGTCTACAAATTCAATCCAAAACAAAAAGAGAAGCCGTATGTTACGACTCCTCATCACGAAGTGCTGCAATAA
- the uvrC gene encoding excinuclease ABC subunit UvrC, with protein sequence MDQFMNDLQDQEKALEQIRHKLALLPDMSGCYLMKNSEGTIIYVGKAKVLKNRVRSYFIGSHNGKTQRLVSEIRDFEYIVTGSNMEALILECNLIKKHMPRYNVLLKDDKTFPYLKITNEKHPRLEVTRRVLKDKAKYFGPYPNSYAAHQTKKLLDRMYPLRKCGVMPKEVCLYYHMGQCLAPCVKEVEKEQYDQISQEIGSFLSGGHEEIKKDLQRKMQEAAEDLYFERAKELRDQVIAIDAMMEKQKITMADARDRDVFGFAIDKGWMCVQILYMRQGKMIERHVSTFPFYGEAYSDFMSYVTQYYSDNPALPQEILLPEMPKDLATDNDSLDTVSDADGSVPAAVTVEFEQTGQVEHSKVSQPLVAETRAAYGGSTEVEGEQPDSMQEDAPITDTTASTEKLPSGLEDPTQVAAALQEWLEIKVLIPQRGLKRQMITMAVDNARVALEEKFRLIERNEERTSKAAEGLGRFIGLDQLHRIEAFDNSNIQGTNPVSAMIVFTDGKPDKKEYRKYKVRSVEGPDDYETMREVIRRRYERVLKENLTQPDLIVVDGGKGQISAAVDILENELGLFIPVCGLVKDAKHKTSQLMIGNPPEVISLPRDSQEFYLLQRIQEEVHRFAISFHREQRGKSMVTSRLDAIPGIGEKRRKLLLKHFGSLRKIKEASVEDFRPLSIGDKLANQIIAALRDEES encoded by the coding sequence ATGGATCAATTCATGAATGATTTGCAGGATCAGGAGAAGGCATTGGAGCAGATTCGTCACAAGCTCGCTTTGCTGCCAGACATGTCTGGTTGTTACCTGATGAAGAACAGTGAAGGCACCATTATCTATGTTGGTAAGGCTAAAGTGCTGAAGAACCGCGTACGCTCTTATTTTATCGGCAGTCATAACGGAAAGACTCAGCGTCTGGTCTCCGAAATCCGTGATTTTGAATATATCGTGACGGGCAGTAATATGGAAGCACTCATTCTGGAGTGTAACCTGATCAAGAAACATATGCCGCGTTATAACGTATTGCTTAAGGATGACAAGACATTCCCTTATCTTAAAATTACGAATGAAAAGCACCCCCGGCTGGAAGTAACCCGGCGTGTGCTGAAAGATAAAGCCAAATATTTCGGACCTTATCCGAACTCGTATGCGGCACACCAAACGAAAAAATTGCTTGATCGCATGTATCCACTGCGCAAATGTGGTGTAATGCCCAAAGAAGTGTGCCTGTATTATCACATGGGACAGTGTCTTGCCCCTTGTGTGAAGGAAGTGGAGAAGGAGCAGTACGACCAGATTTCACAAGAGATTGGTTCATTTCTAAGCGGTGGTCACGAAGAGATTAAGAAGGATTTGCAGCGTAAGATGCAAGAGGCTGCGGAGGATCTTTATTTTGAACGGGCCAAGGAACTGCGTGACCAGGTAATCGCCATCGATGCGATGATGGAAAAACAGAAAATTACGATGGCCGATGCCAGAGACCGTGATGTATTTGGTTTTGCCATTGATAAAGGCTGGATGTGTGTCCAGATTCTATATATGCGTCAGGGTAAAATGATTGAACGTCACGTATCAACCTTCCCGTTTTACGGTGAGGCGTACAGTGATTTCATGTCCTATGTAACACAGTATTACAGCGATAATCCGGCATTGCCACAAGAAATTTTGTTGCCGGAAATGCCCAAGGATCTTGCAACGGATAACGACAGTTTGGATACAGTATCTGATGCTGATGGATCGGTACCTGCCGCAGTTACGGTAGAGTTCGAGCAGACGGGACAAGTGGAGCACAGTAAAGTTTCCCAGCCACTGGTTGCTGAGACTCGTGCAGCTTACGGAGGTTCTACTGAGGTAGAAGGTGAACAACCTGACAGTATGCAAGAGGATGCTCCAATAACGGATACAACTGCTTCTACTGAAAAGCTTCCATCAGGACTGGAAGACCCAACTCAGGTTGCTGCTGCTTTACAGGAGTGGTTGGAGATCAAAGTGCTCATCCCGCAACGTGGATTGAAACGCCAGATGATCACTATGGCCGTGGATAACGCACGTGTGGCATTGGAAGAGAAGTTCCGTTTGATTGAGCGAAATGAAGAACGTACATCCAAAGCTGCCGAAGGACTGGGACGTTTTATTGGACTGGATCAGCTTCACCGTATTGAAGCATTTGATAACTCGAACATCCAGGGTACGAACCCGGTATCTGCCATGATCGTGTTTACCGATGGTAAACCGGATAAGAAGGAATATCGGAAGTACAAGGTCCGGTCGGTGGAAGGGCCGGATGATTATGAAACCATGCGAGAAGTCATCCGTCGCCGTTACGAGCGAGTATTAAAAGAAAACCTGACCCAGCCTGACCTGATTGTGGTTGATGGTGGTAAAGGACAGATCTCGGCTGCGGTCGATATTTTGGAAAATGAGCTGGGGCTGTTTATTCCGGTATGTGGTCTGGTGAAGGATGCGAAGCATAAGACTTCACAGTTGATGATCGGTAATCCACCAGAAGTGATCTCCCTGCCTCGGGATAGCCAGGAATTCTACCTGTTGCAGCGGATACAGGAAGAGGTCCACCGTTTTGCGATCTCGTTCCACCGGGAACAACGTGGCAAATCGATGGTGACATCACGTTTGGATGCCATTCCGGGTATTGGAGAGAAGCGGCGTAAGTTGCTGTTGAAGCATTTTGGCTCTTTGCGCAAAATAAAAGAGGCCAGCGTCGAAGACTTCCGGCCTCTATCTATTGGTGACAAACTGGCAAATCAGATTATTGCAGCACTTCGTGATGAGGAGTCGTAA
- the trxA gene encoding thioredoxin has translation MAIVNVSDQSFNAEVEGEGTVLVDFWAPWCGPCKMLAPILEELSTEVGDAVKIAKVNVDENPESASRFGVMSIPTLIFFKDGQPVDKVVGLNSKDALKGIIAKHQ, from the coding sequence ATGGCTATTGTTAACGTATCCGATCAATCCTTCAACGCTGAAGTAGAAGGCGAAGGAACGGTTCTTGTTGATTTCTGGGCGCCTTGGTGTGGTCCTTGTAAAATGCTCGCTCCAATCCTGGAAGAGCTGTCCACAGAAGTTGGCGATGCAGTGAAAATTGCTAAAGTTAACGTGGATGAAAATCCGGAATCTGCTTCCCGCTTTGGCGTAATGAGCATTCCAACTTTGATCTTCTTCAAAGACGGTCAACCGGTAGATAAAGTGGTTGGTCTGAACTCGAAAGATGCGCTCAAAGGAATTATCGCAAAACACCAATAA